The sequence below is a genomic window from Ctenopharyngodon idella isolate HZGC_01 chromosome 11, HZGC01, whole genome shotgun sequence.
AATCATTCTCTCTATGAAGAGAAACAGTCGGTCAGTCGAGTTTTACAGATTGTGCTTCAATACTTGAAAAATAAACTTCTCATGTCTAACACAAGAAATCTGATGTTTCATACTGTATGTACCTGGAGACTGATGATAATAAAGAATGACTGACTTCAACTGTGGATCCAACTTCACACATaaagccatatatatatatatagttcatcTCTGAATCTGTTCATTCGTTCATAAAGTGATTCACTTCACTCCTGATGGATCTTCTCAGTGTTTTTATCTTCTTACATCCTCGGATCCTGAACACGATCATCCTCAAATTTACatgacactgatatattttCACCTACACTGAAAAATTAATACTCAATGTGTAAAAATATTTGGTTTCTATTACATCATTGGGTTTTTTCTGTTAGGCCTACTTTTAATTAGTTAAAtcttatttctatttatttatttttacattttacaatgctttccttattttaaatcaagttttatgtagtttttttttctcattttttatataaatcaaattttatttatcttaatcattttaaatatattaatcagATGTTTTTAGAtagctatttttatttaaatcaaattgtatttatttaaatcaatttattgtttatttaaataaaatgccatttatttttttactttaatcaaattgatttattaaaaaaatatttattttatttaaattttttgttttaatcaatttattttacttttattatatatttatttaaatactttgttaattttaattgttctactttaatcaaatgtatttatttagttcaattttatttatatatgtttacaCTGCTCGTCCACGTATCCTCTGGCGCCCTCTCGCGGCCTCTGGCGCACGCGAACTTGTGACGCCGCTCACGCGCGCTTAGACACGCCCCTCGCTCTGTGAACGGTTTCCGGTGTCGATGTTCTACTGCTGCAATTTCCACAATTTTGAGcatttttagtgtgtttttCCCCCGACAGCAAACGCGACGTCGCTTGTCTTTATAATGGCTGTGTAGCGTGTAACTGTCGTTCAAACATTCCTCAGGATTTCTGGCGTTTCCTCAGTCAGAACAGGAAGTTTGAGTGAttccctcatcatcagagatgTTAAACTCCTCACAGACCCGCGGATTCCTGCTGCTTCTTCTGAGTTTATTCTTCACTGATTTCAGCTGCGGATGGTTTCAGAGTAACGCGCAGAGCAGAAGCCCGCAGCAGGAGCCTCCGGACAGCCAGGACCAGAGCTGCTTGTGTCACGTACGTGTATTCGATGCTAtgactgaaaaacacatttttagcgttaatatttctgtttttgatATAGTTGCCATAGTATTTCTGGCATGTTCTACTGTCGCGCGTGTGTGACGTCATCACCTCCGCAGTTCGTTGCGGGTTTCTGTTAAAGCTACATAAACATGTCTAACTTAATAATGCATATTCTTACTTGTATCGCTTTAAAGCGTGTATTTTGCACTGTCTGTGTGGCTGTCAATATCTATGGAAAAAATATTCTAACatgtatcacaaaaaaaaaaatcagttttcttCACACGTTCATTTATGTAGCACACTTTCATAAaggaatttaaaataaagaatttaaaACAGTGAAGCAGAAATTacgcatttaaaatgttaagtttagttcattaaaaaaaaaaaaaacattaaaacgaATAATAAaggaactttcatttttttttaaaaaatgcgtCGGAAAGCAGAACTTCTGTTATTCAGCGTGGTGTTGTCCCATTGGTCCGGTTGGTGCGCTGACGTCAGCGGGATTGTGGGGTTTGTAGTCTTTCAACCCCTCCCTAAACCGTTGACAACAGCGCTGAGCGCGCCGGCGGAGAACTACAGCGCGTCGCATGTGGGCGTGTTCGTGGATGACGTGTCTTTGTTTGGAGGCGGGGCGACGCGGCTAAATTTCCACGCGGTAGTTGGTCGAGTTTGACAGTTCATCTCTATCGGGTCGTGTGAAGTGACTGACCCACACCGACCTGCGCAGGGATGACAGCTGCTGCAGCCCCGAACATTAAACACGGTTTGGTTCGGTGAAGGGATGATGTGTGGACACAGATGCAGTGTTCTGGAGGCGTCTCTGTTTGCTCTGGGACTTTTTGGACTTTTGCATTCAGAGCAGGTCAGATGTAAATACGCGCTATTCATAGTcaacacattatttatttatttatttatttatttaaaaaagtcatttgcttttttttcctgctgGGTTTTCTGGACATGtgtcttatttttaaagttattcTTTATTAAATGTAACAGGCTTCATAGGGTTTGACCAGTTTTAATGATTAGGTCAGTTTCAGAGAAACACTGATGTTGTTTAATAAAGTTGGTGTCGTTCTTCAGTTAACAGGTGTGTTGGACGACTGCTTCTGCGACATCGAGAGCATCGACTTCTTCAACAACTTCAAGATTTACCCTCTCGTTCGGAAGCTCAGCGAGAGAGACTTTTTCCGATACTACAAGGTGAATTTCTGACTGAGAACCAGATGGACACAGCTCTGACCGAATCTCAAATACAGCGATTAGAACAGATGTCAAACATTTGATCGATTCTGATTCATACAGTaaaatggttttgtttttattaatatttgtactTGTTTTACTCAGAATACTGAGACTGAAACACTAATTCATGTAAATGATGTTTTTCCGCAGGTGAACCTGAAGCGTCCGTGTCCGTTCTGGCCCGATGATGGCCATTGCTCCATCAGAGACTGCCACGTAGAGCCGTgcccagaggtcagaggtcaacaCTAGCCTTCCTGAATCAGtccagtcacacacacacttcagctgattctgtgtttttcttttcttccagAGTAAAGTTCCTGTGGGAATTAAATCTGGCAACTATAACAAGGTGAGAGCCGTTCCGTCCACTTCCAGctggacgtgtgtgtgtgtgtgtgtgtgtgtgtgccgttCGCTcaggctgtttgtttgttcagcCGTGTGATCCGTGTGTGTTTGCTGAAgctctgcaggtgtgtgtgatcGTCCTCATGCAGTCTGATAACAGATCAACAGGTTATTTATAGTGAGCGACAGACACATCTGGACAGAACATGTGACGCGTTTCAGACGTGTGTGAAGATCAATCACATGCTGAACCTTGTTTTAGCATCATTTAGTTCTTATTAATGTATtgaatcagtttttattttcatattttccattttcattttaatttgtttaaattatttttttgtgtttttgtcatttttaatatatatatatatattttttaaatatgtctatatattttttactaattttatgtcacttttagttattttagttcttcaagttaaactaaatgaaaatgtttctttggaaactggctgaaataaaataagtcgtgtttatattttattgtatttcagttGATGTCcagtttatttcaagtaacgaaacagttttttatggtttcagttcttgttaacgataataaccctgtgCTGAATTCATCTGACACACACAGACTTTAGAAATCAATTAACTGAGACTGtcagtaaattaatttatttcatttttattttgtattttgtagtGATTTTTGCAGCACTTTAAACATGGAGTGTTAGTTGTGTTTGTGCGTGTGGAAATGAAACGCATGATCTCTCTGTTCCTCTGCTAGTTCTCTCAGGCCGTCGGCAGCGACATGCGCGAGTGTGAACAGGCTCATGAACTGGGCGCCATCAACAGCACACtgaggtacacacacacacacacacacacacacactccatcaCTACAGGCACTAACACACTGTTCTCTGTGTCAGTAATCAGAGTAAAGAAGCGTTCGCAGACTGGGCTCATCACGACGACGCTCAGGATCATTTCTGCGGGTTAGACGGTGAGTTCAGAGGAAAACATCCTCGACGTGTTTCTGAAGAGGAAGTGGATGTTTTGATCTGTAATCAGCAGATCTGAGTTGGTTATTTATAGGACTTTGTTGCTCTACATTCTCTCTCACATTTTCACCTTGAATAAATTTGATTAATGTGCTTGTGTTTTGATGTTCATCTGTATTTAGCAGCTACGCAAACCTTCTTTACTggagttaatgctggttctgtgTGCAGATGAGATGTCTCCTGAGGCCGAATATGTGGATCTGCTGCTGAACCCGGAGCGATACACCGGATATAAAGGCCCGTCCGCCTGGAGAGTCTGGAACAGCATCTATGAGGAGAACTGCTTCAAGTGAGACACAGATAAACACTTACTGTGATCTTAAAGAGATCATATTATGACAAAACTCATGATGTTGTTTATgcctctactagaacaggtttaacaggttttcctgcttgaatgttgattattctcctcatattctccattgttcagctcctctcttcccagtctgtcagtaacgctctgtttagttcctgtctctatgaagcccctccttctgaaaagcacaatgtgctctgattggtcggctggagcagtgtgttgtgattggtgtttgggaaatgtcccgccccttaccataaccgccagtttactaactcaaccaggccccgcccctttattctgcatatgaatgatttaaatgaggaatattgtgaagaaaactcaagatggaggcgtttcaggagttcagaaacactgacactgatatagagaagaactccctcaaacagcaacattacacactaaagacagatgggaaaaatatctttaaagtgatctttttttttgtcaatggtTGATTTTTCAGGCCAAGATCGGTGTATCGTCCTCTCAACCCTTTGTCTCCGAGTCGAGGTGTGTTCAGTTCAGTTTCTCCTCTGTGAGTGAATCAGTTTAAAACACCTGTTAGATTGTTTGTGTAACCtgaactttctctctctctcctctcaggtgatgatgatggtgagtTAATATTTGCACACGACACACGACCCATGATGCTCAGCTTCTACACTGATCCAGGACCAGCTGTTCTCGCTCCACAGCCAGAAACTGCTCTCAGATCAGTGTAGAAGGGCTGTACCTGACGCTCTGTAACACGGCTCTCGTCTGTCTCTCACAGGTGAAGGATTCTACAAATGGCTGGAAGGTAATTGATGATTTACTCTGTAAACATGATGAAAACATTGAACCGTCCTGCTTTTGTGCTTCTGTCACCTTCAGTTATTGAGCTTTATTAGTGATTTATGACTCTTTTGAGGGACTGTAAACGTCCTTTTACAAAGCAAACGTATCACGCATTCATGTGAGAGTTTACATAATAATAGTTGTGCAAATAATGTACACAAATATCTGTTCGGCTCgagtttcatgaatgaggcctcGTGTTTTCATACACAAATCTCCTCCTGAAACTGAGAGATGgagttattattttaatcaccGTGGGCAAGTCCCGACAAATCATAACTTTCACACTCAGAAGAACAATACAGAAGAACAGATGAGGAAATGTTCTCTCTGTGGTTGaacctgttttattttattaactgaaATACACTTTTGCACTTGTGTATAATTTGAGTTTGAATTTatcttgaaaaatatataaaatatattctgaaaaatatatacatgctatttaggaaaaaaattgcattttgtaaaagaatatgtgtgtgtatatatatatatatatgtatatatgtgtgtttattttgtaaaaatataacatgttTCAGTGTGTAATGGCCAGTCACAGGCGGTGTGTGTGATcatgtgtgtcagtgtgttgaTGGGGCTGATCGTGTGTGTTCAGGTTTGTGTCTGGAGAAGCGTGTTTTCTACCGTCTGATCTCCGGCCTCCACAGCAGCATCAACATCCACCTGTGCGCCGAATACCTGCTGGACGGTAAACAAACACACGCATGTATCCCACAAACACCAGAGTGACTGACTGATGTCTTACACTGATCAAATCTGAAAAATCACCAGTTCTGTTAAAGTAACTATTATTCCACTCAAACCACAGCATTTTTTCGTATGGGTTCTCTGACTTTTCTAACTAGTGTTTTTATATTCggcaaatgaaaatattaaactgaAAATGAATGTTCGTTTTTGGCCGAAGCGGTTTTGGAGAGTGCTGTTTTCTGTAGCTCCTGCCATCCAATCATCAATAAACTTCGATACTTCagttatgaaacaaagtctcagatttcagaTGATGTCAGTTTCATCACTAaattcagtcaataaatgtgtgtttgtgtctctttaatgtgaaccgatcatctcttcctctttactactagttacagcagcaaataaacatgaatgaacatcagaaggaatgatGAAAGATTCagaacaacttactgaaatgaatcatgcCTCATGTAATCAATcgatcagtgtttcaaccgctgaaataacgtcacatttacctcaggaaagacattcaatgaccataaactcgATAGTCAGATAGAGAGGAGCGTTCTGATACATATATGCACTAGATTAcacattcattatatttttatttaatgtgtttgaataaATCGGTCATGTTTCTCTGCTCAGAGGGCTGGGGGAAGTCCGTCTGGGGTCCAAACGTGCAGGAGTTCCGGCAGCGCTTCGACCCGGCGGAGACCAAGGGCGAGGGCACGCGCCGGCTGAAGAACCTGTACTTCCTGTACCTGATCGAGCTGCGCGCGCTCTCTAAAGTGGCTCCGTACTTCGAGCGCTCCTTCATCAACCTGTACACGGGAAACTCCGAGGAGGATTCACTGACCAAAGAGCTGCTGCTGAACATCCTCAATGAGACCAAGTGAGAGACACATCCTCAGAACTGTTACAAAACATAGTTTACGTCAGTATTTTCATAAGTTAATGCGTTATGCATATGACATTAACttcatgttaatcatttttCTAATGatctaaaataattattatacagaGTTTTATGAGCTCATATTTCCCCCCAGAATAAATactcaaaatataatatatactcaagataaatatataatttaacataaatatatatatatattttaattaactaatacctcaagaagaaaaacaaaaccttaAAATACAGACAGTAGCTGCGTTTCCATCGACATAATTTTGTGATATCACATGAAGAACATGCCAAGAATCTTTATATatcaataatattacaatttttttttaattcacttaaataaacattcataattcataaataaaCTTCAGATGGAAACAGTTACAATTTTATTTGTGCATCTTAAttgaacattataaatgttatatttacatTCACAGTCACATTGAAAGACTATTAAAATGaactctttttttaaacattcacattattttatactttaaacTCTTGATTGATTAAAACAAGGTTCATAGACGTGTTATTAGTCAACagtctgtatatatatttgtgtgtgtgtgtgtgtgtgtgtgtgcagagcGTTTCCCATGCACTTTGACGAGAGCTCCATGTTTGCTGGCCATAAAATGGAGGCGAAAACACTGAAGGTGAGTTGAGATGAACAGATCTGGGTCAGTTTCAGTATGATTAAACGTCTCGTTCTGTGACGTGATCGTCTGTTTCTGCAGGTGCTTCTCATGATTTGACTCGATGCGTATCGTTTTTCTGCAGTTCAGTTATTCTTATATCAGCTTTGCATGTAGATTTGCATGTGTGTTCATTTGCATAGATTATGTTTGGAGGAACCTTCTGAACTTGATCTTTAAAATGTTCACACATTTGATATGCTTCATTAAGCAGCTTCAGTacatctaaatgtttttttcatggCAGATACATGTCTTGTCCAGTAAATGAAGCCTCTACAGCTCAGACTTTAACCCTGTCCTTCATGTGTTTGTTCAGGAGGAGTTCAGGCTTCACTTCAAGAACATCTCTCGCATCATGGACTGCGTCGGCTGCAGTAAATGCCGACTTTGGGGAAAGTTACAGGTAACGTGAAGTCTTTGTCTGACATTGAAGAGTTTTGATGTGAGaggaaaattaaatctgttttccCATCAGACTCAGGGTCTGGGAACGGCCCTCAGGATCTTGTTCTCGGAGAAGGAAATCAAGAATCTTCCAGAAAACAGTCCGTCCAAAGGCTTCCAGCTCACGCGCCAGGAGATCGTGGCTCTGCTCAACGGATTCTCCAGGTAAATGTTTGATGAACGCTTATGAGATTGTTTCTTATCAAAAACAGGAAAGTGACGTTCTCTCTGTCCtgtcgtctctctctctctctctccagactTTCCACGAGTATAAAGGAGTTGCACAACTTCCGGActcttctgaaggatcataggTAACACTCCTCCAGGCCACCAGGTGGCACCAGCCCAGTGGACTCTGCAATAGTCTTATCCAGCCCAGAATAAGGCCTGTCTCAGGGACTGCAGGATTGGCGTCCAGCAGAACCCTTCCTCTAGATCCGAtctcaaaccctcctgctctgcTTTAGTGCGTCGAGTCACAAAGCTTCGCGAGAAACACGCGGGATCTCTGCTTCCAGCTCCAAAACACTTCTCATGCTTTCAATCTCTTTCTTCGTCTCTGCATGTTCAAGCGGACTGTGGTTTTCTACTTCCTCGTCTTTTCTCTGTCAGATTCGACTGCGGTTCATTACCCAGCGCTGCATTTCTTCCTGTCGTTCTCTTCGGTTTCTGTGTCTGTTCCTGCTGACTACTGTCACTTCATTAGTTTTGAATCTGTTGTTCACTGGATTCACTCAATTACTaagaacatgtccaggtcacattttacctcaaaatcataaatctatatatataagaaaatgaagcctttgaggtgaaatatgaccttgaTCAATTCTTGGCTGTCTTGTGGGTATTTTTTCCATGAATGTGTGCGTCTTGTGAAGTCATTCCTCATCTGAAGTGAAGACTTTTGGTTTATAGGACCatagaaattaattttataagCTTGAAAGAAGGAAATGTAGCTGATTGTTACACATTTAAGCAACGGATAACAAGCAATAATGTTCCTCCATTGAGTTCAGATTCATCCTCCACAGAGAAGAAACAGAAGAAggaaagaaaaactaaaaaatattgaattattttattagaTGAGTGAAAACGGTTAAGAAATATATCTCAGCCCAAagttaaaaagcaaaaaagcaaattatatttttgtaattatcactaattatgaaaatataattttttgagcTGTTTCAATGTGAAATTCACTCATTTTGTTCCACGTCTGGAAAGTTCTTCatgattatatttatagttCAGCGTCTGACTGAAAGATCTCGCCTGTTTTAGCTTCATATTTTTTGAACACTTGAAAGAGCAGCAGACGTCACGTCCTTCTGTCAGCGTTAAATATAACTGATCAATGAACGCTGTCAAAACCACCGCAGGTTTCATCCGATACTGAAGAACGAGTGATTTCAACTGAAGCTCCTATTTTGGTCTTTTTCATGGTCTGTTAATTCTGGAGTAATTTACTGTACACAGATGGAAGTTTAGATGAAGAGCagctatttgtgtgtgtgtgggtgtgagagtatgtgggtgtgtgtgtgagaaagcgTGCGtgagagcgtgtgtgtgtgtgtgtgagagcgcTGCATGCTCTCAGCAGCTCCAGAACATTCAGCGTGATCCTCTTGTCTGCCTTAATATCTCTGAATGACAgtataatactgtaaatatcGCTCATCGCTCCTCTCTGCCTTTCTGACTtgattttgaacattttcacGCTGTGATCAGAACAGATTAAGATGCTCCTgtactgtgtgtttgtgtcaggaatatttatttaaacaggaataaattgATCTGGCTGCCTCTCAGATTCTTGTCATCTTTCATGTCTTCAGTGTTTGTCCTCTTATTAGTAAGAATCACAGTCTTATTTCAAcagcaaatttattttttgtggatGGTGACGAAACATCCTTATTACAAATCAACAAATGAGAATCACATTTTCCACATGACCAGTGAAATATATAGTGTTTATCATCATAAGACATCGGTGTCAATTTAAGTGCTTCAATCTCTACTGTTTTCAACAGATAAAGTAACATGAATTCATGCCTTACACACGTTATTCAGCCTGATCGTAATTAATCTATCGGCATCACAAAGTAAAGTGATGGTGTTGTGGTGTGATGTGTGAATAAACACCGTCAAGCAGCACAGGCCGTGTTCAGAATGTGTGTATTAACACACTCTTACTGTGTtttcagtgtgtgtttttgaagcCGCAGCCGCTGATATTGTGACATCCTACATCAGCTTCTGTGAGGACATGTGCGTTACTGTCAGGACTTACTTAACATATAACGATAAACCACAGTTCACTGCAAAACTCACAGCTTCGTCAAGCCAAAGAAGATGCCTACAGAAGTGAGGAAACGGGCCAAACACACACTGACGAAAGAGACGAGAAGCTGCTCTGAAAAGCTGAAAAAACAGTTGTAATCCAACGATCCTGCTTCAGTGCGGAAAGACCTCAAACACATCACCATCGTCACCTCAGTCTGCTGGGAATCAACAACTggctgatgatctgaatgagTTCTGTTGTCATTTTGACCAAGACTGTCTCACACTCCACACAACCATCAaccgccacgcattacgtaatcatgttggagaggtcacgcgtgacgtaggcggaaatACTGAGtgagcgaacgtgcaaagaccaaacggcctttacaaaaaaaggtaaaacaacaatgtcaggcgattttgaagttggaggagaaaatgagtttttcgccctaccgcagtacttccgcctacgtcacgtgacctttccaacatgattatgtaatgcgtggagcatcacagagcatttgtggttaaaaagtatataatgttttatttgttttagaaaatgtccgatggtttctctagataagactcttattcctcgtctgggatcatgtagagctcttaaGTCGACACTAAACACAGGTGTAAACTGAGTCTAAACCTTTAGagtttgtccactttcgaccacttccagaggtagttgaaaacgcatTGGGccagattgctttcatagtgtaaacgATCATGTGTTTGAATGTGTTTAAAGACCGtctactctccacctactgacctaacgcgTGAACAGTTTGGAAAGCATTCTAGCCAGGCAGGATTTAATCTTTGTCAGCTgtagacccaagtttggtttgaagatgaaaacgtaccaagcacaatgttctctcactgTTCCTgttttctaacacacactcacagccgGTCTTACGACTAATTAAAAGCTGATGTTCTCCGAATGTTTTTCCGTCGTCTCCGgtcgcgttcatatgtaaattgcgtgagcttatttcatccattagatcgaaaAAACCCACACATTTACCCGCAAATAGACCCTCCCCTCtgagaaatcaggacagaagtggttgaaagaggacaaaagagacggattaaaacaccaggtgtaaacgggaatgtgtctccctcgtccaccTGTGATCCGATCGAGCAAACGCATCTTAATGCCAGGAGTAAACGGCCTCAGAGCCTGTGGAGGATGTGTGTCGGCTCTTCAGGAAGCATTTATCTGTGCTCTCCACATGCTGAGAGCTAGTGCGCAGTGTGTTGTACTGCATTCTGAACACAGCCTCGTTTAGAGCCTTCGTTACTCTGACCGTGGTTGCCATGACGATGCACATTGCTCTGGAGTTGGTTGCCATGGTGAATCACACTTACAATGCGTCGTCTCTATGACGTATTGAGCTTCCAGCGGctcgtgcgtgtgtgtgtgtgtgtgtggtgtcgGCGGGTTAAAGTGCGGTGCGTTTCAGATTTACAGAGCTGTAGCATCAGTGGAAACGTTAACGGTTTAGTGCTGCTGTTGCCAAGGGCGACCGCTGATCGTCTCCTCCCAGATGGACCAGGAAGCTGCTGCTGCTCCAGTCCGTCGATAAACTGGACAGAGAGAAACTGTGTGAATCTCTCACTCCAGTGCTCCTCAATCATGCTTTTCAAATGGttctgtatattttattatatataaattttttatattataaatattattttatattttatatatataatttttttgtttatttttttgtatttttagtcatttatattttaaaaatatttatattattatgattttaattattaggtttttttttattgtttattttaaaatgacttaatttgagttttatgtttttttatgatttaatatttttagtacgtgttttatttgtttatttttttaattattttaattttacaattttatgatttaatac
It includes:
- the ero1b gene encoding ERO1-like protein beta isoform X2; the protein is MMCGHRCSVLEASLFALGLFGLLHSEQLTGVLDDCFCDIESIDFFNNFKIYPLVRKLSERDFFRYYKVNLKRPCPFWPDDGHCSIRDCHVEPCPESKVPVGIKSGNYNKFSQAVGSDMRECEQAHELGAINSTLSNQSKEAFADWAHHDDAQDHFCGLDDEMSPEAEYVDLLLNPERYTGYKGPSAWRVWNSIYEENCFKPRSVYRPLNPLSPSRGDDDGEGFYKWLEGLCLEKRVFYRLISGLHSSINIHLCAEYLLDEGWGKSVWGPNVQEFRQRFDPAETKGEGTRRLKNLYFLYLIELRALSKVAPYFERSFINLYTGNSEEDSLTKELLLNILNETKAFPMHFDESSMFAGHKMEAKTLKEEFRLHFKNISRIMDCVGCSKCRLWGKLQTQGLGTALRILFSEKEIKNLPENSPSKGFQLTRQEIVALLNGFSRLSTSIKELHNFRTLLKDHR
- the ero1b gene encoding ERO1-like protein beta isoform X1, which gives rise to MLNSSQTRGFLLLLLSLFFTDFSCGWFQSNAQSRSPQQEPPDSQDQSCLCHLTGVLDDCFCDIESIDFFNNFKIYPLVRKLSERDFFRYYKVNLKRPCPFWPDDGHCSIRDCHVEPCPESKVPVGIKSGNYNKFSQAVGSDMRECEQAHELGAINSTLSNQSKEAFADWAHHDDAQDHFCGLDDEMSPEAEYVDLLLNPERYTGYKGPSAWRVWNSIYEENCFKPRSVYRPLNPLSPSRGDDDGEGFYKWLEGLCLEKRVFYRLISGLHSSINIHLCAEYLLDEGWGKSVWGPNVQEFRQRFDPAETKGEGTRRLKNLYFLYLIELRALSKVAPYFERSFINLYTGNSEEDSLTKELLLNILNETKAFPMHFDESSMFAGHKMEAKTLKEEFRLHFKNISRIMDCVGCSKCRLWGKLQTQGLGTALRILFSEKEIKNLPENSPSKGFQLTRQEIVALLNGFSRLSTSIKELHNFRTLLKDHR